A part of Solea solea chromosome 8, fSolSol10.1, whole genome shotgun sequence genomic DNA contains:
- the elmod3 gene encoding ELMO domain-containing protein 3, with protein sequence MTSEACRVQDQEHMPQPTHMYAMEEDIDVTSHPEGLNGLSSECKPSEEITNGHSNHKPVMNGIIIGHNVKDHTNGSAPLTSLPISALKQNGLLQTLTAGGDQPKPSEENVELEKARQEWEALENVQPAFTEDSSPSPLISFNEALQYFQTTDLGDLLKNIQPTIRRTGLAAIAHFLFGPPRLHRELLEERDLVFAIAQCPVDNSQTVHMRVLQTIYKKLVGSRLDCPRYGVHWENIGFQGTDPATDLRGTGFLGLMHTLYFVMDPETLPLARDIYKLSQHPTQNFPFSVMSINMTRIALQVLREEALSKECNRRQQVVGVLNEFYVATYLHLYQLWKTQHKTIADSGFVLKEVELFAKKNPKQMLRRLEVFLKERQAVGIPCGTSSDPQAQQPSPGLGERAARAVVGQGSKGKEMHFTGVCDLPPDMEGEARLI encoded by the exons ATGACTTCAGAAGCCTGTAGAGTCCAGGATCAGGAACACATGCCCCAGCCAACACACATGTATGCAATGGAAGAAGACATTGATGTCACATCACATCCTGAG GGTCTAAACGGTCTGTCCAGTGAATGTAAACCATCAGAGGAGATCACCAATGGACACTCCAATCATAAGCCC GTCATGAATGGTATAATTATTGGCCATAATGTCAAAGACCACACCAACGGCAGCGCGCCACTCACATCTCTGCCG ATTTCAGCACTGAAGCAGAACGGTCTTCTGCAGACCCTGACGGCAGGGGGGGACCAACCTAAACcttcag AGGAAAACGTGGAGTTAGAAAAGGCCAGGCAGGAGTGGGAGGCCCTGGAAAACGTTCAACCAG CTTTCACTGAGGACTCAAGCCCAAGCCCACTTATCTCCTTCAATGAAGCCCTGCAGTACTTCCAGACCACAGACCTCGGGGATTTGCTA AAGAACATCCAGCCAACCATTCGCAGGACTGGTCTGGCTGCTATCGCACACTTCCTCTTTGGACCTCCACGGCTTCATCGGGAACTCTTGGAGGAGCGGGATCTGGTCTTTGCCATTGcacagt GCCCCGTGGACAACAGCCAAACCGTCCACATGCGCGTCCTCCAAACCATTTACAAGAAGCTCGTCGGCAGCAGACTGGACTGTCCTCGCTACGGCGTGCACTGGGAAAACATCGGCTTTCAGG gtACGGACCCAGCAACTGACCTACGCGGCACTGGCTTCCTGGGACTGATGCATACTCTGTACTTTGTGATGGATCCAGAGACTTTGCCACTGGCTAGAGACATCTACAAGTTATCCCAACACCCTACACAG AACTTTCCATTCAGCGTGATGTCGATAAACATGACCCGCATCGCTCTGCAAGTACTCAGAGAGGAGGCCTTGTCCAA GGAGTGCAATCGTCGTCAGCAAGTGGTCGGCGTCCTGAATGAGTTTTACGTTGCCACGTATCTGCACCTTTACCAGCTGTGGAAGACCCAACACAAGACCATCGCTGACTCTGGTTTTGTACTGAAAG AAGTGGAGCTGTTTGCCAAAAAGAACCCCAAGCAGATGCTACGCCGACTCGAGGTCTTCCTGAAAGAGAGGCAGGCAGTCGGGATCCCCTGTGGGACGTCATCAGACCCTCAGGCCCAACAGCCGTCTCCCGGCCTGGGGGAGCGAGCGGCCAGAGCCGTGGTGGGACAAGGAAGCAAGGGGAAGGAGATGCACTTCACGGGAGTGTGTGATCTACCACCAGACATGGAGGGAGAGGCCAGACTCATCTAA